Below is a genomic region from Microcoleus sp. FACHB-672.
AGGGAAGTTCCTCAACGATAGGATTGCTAAATTCTCGGCGGCACTCTATCACCAATTTATCCAAGCGAAAATTAACCCAGTTTATGAATTTTTGAGTTTGGCCACGTTCTGGGTCATAATTGTCAATATTTTTACAGACATAAGCCAAGGTTCTAATCACCGCTTCTTCATAAAGCAGCTCGTAAAATTCTGCGGAAAACTTTTCTCGATGGGGCCGACAAAGCTTTCCAGATAAGCGAATGGCTTCCACTAATTCGCCAAGCAGATGCCGGCGCAAAGCCGAATTTGAAGGCTGTTTTTGAATTTCTACAGCTAATTGTTTGAGTTGCTCGTCTTGCAAACACTCTCTTAACGCTTGATGGAGTAAATGATTTCCCCAAACTTTAATCGGAGTACGTTGAGGGTTATACCGGCTAATTTCTTGGGAGACATCAGATAAAAGCCTTGCTTGAAGCCGCTGGTAAATTTCTTTCTGCACCTCAGAGAAGGGATGACCACTGATTGGGCGGCAAATAGTACGCCCTCGCAAGATTTCTTCAACCAGTAGGGTTAAAGCTTCTTGTCCTTGCTGAGTTTGAGGATTGTAACTGCCGGCATTGATAAATCGCAGTTCCAGTTGCTCATTCATGATCCATAAAAGTGTGAGTGGTAGGCAACTCATTAATCGCTATAGAAGCGTTTGCTGCTCATTATGACTCATTCGTACGTATATGCCATTACGGATTTTGTTACAAAAATTAATTTTGGAAATTTTGCATAAAACCCCCTTCCCAAGCCTGAGTAAGGGACAGAAAGAGGCAGTTGACTCAGGTAAAACACCGCCTGTAGTCAAGAGATTGCAAAAAATACAAGCGTCGCTGGCTGCTTCTTAGTTAACTAAACAACGCTAATTTGGAGTAATTGATATGGCTACAATCTTCGGGACATCTGGAAACGACAATCTGCCTAGACTTACTGATCCAAGCACAGCCGGCGACGACTACATCTATGGCTTAGAAGGCAATGACACCATCAATGCGGGTAGCGGCAGCGATATTATCAATGGGGGTACCGGCATTGATTCGATGGTAGGTGGTTTAGGTAATGACGGCTACTATGTAGACAGCAGCAGTGATGTGACTACTGAAGGAGTGGGTGCAGGCATAGATAGCGTCTATTCATACGCCGGCAGCTACACCTTAAGGGCAAACGTCGAAAACCTCTATATGTACGGCAGTGCTTATTCTGGCTACGGCAATGCACTTAACAACTCTATCGTGGGCACTAGCGGCAATAACCTGATCTCAGGCGGTGCCGGTGTCGATACGGCGGCAGGCGGGTTAGGCAGTGACGCTTACGTTGTAGACAGCACCAGTGATGTGGTGACTGAAGGCGTCAATGCCGGCACCGATAGTGTCTACGCCTCTGCCAGCTACAGTTTAGGCGCAAACGTGGAAAACCTTTACCTATCTGGCACCGCTTATTATGGCTACGGCAATGCGCTTAACAACTCTATCGTCGGTAATAGCAGCAATAACTACCTCAGTGGCGGTGCCGGCGTCGATACAATGGCAGGTGGCATAGGTAGTGACGTTTACGTTGTAGACAGCACCTCTGATGTGGTAACTGAAGGCGTCGATGCCGGCACAGACGTTGTCTACGCCTCTGCCAGCTACACCCTAGGCGCAAACGTGGAAAACCTTTACCTCCAAGGCAGCGCTTATTACGGCTATGGCAACGCACTCAACAACTATATCGCTGGCAATAGCGGCAATAACCTGATTTGGGGCGGTGCCGGCAACGATACGATGGCAGGCAGTGCTGGTAATGACATCTACTATGTAGACAGTACCAGTGATGTGATTATTGAAGGGGTGGGTGCCGGCACAGACGTTGTCTACGCCTCGGCTAGCTACACCCTAGGCGCAAACGTGGAAAACCTTTACCTCCAAGGCAGCGCTTATTACGGTTACGGCAACGCACTCAACAACTCTATCGTGGGTAATGCCGGCAATAACTACCTCTGGGGTGGCGCAGGAAATGACACAATTACCGGGGGTGTCGGCAACGACACAATTAGAGGCAGCGTCGGCAGCGATGTCTTGACTGGAGGTGCCGGTGCAGATTACTTTAACTTCTACTCTACCAGTGAGGGTAGTGATTCAATTACCGACTTTAGCTGGGGACAGGGAGATAAAATTGCACTTTCAGACAGTGGTTTTGGTGGCAGCTTAACCACCACAACAGGAGTCACACCTGGATCTCTGCTTTCCTCCCAGTTTCGCACCGGCGCTGGGGCAACTACTTCCAATCATCGCGTCATCTACAACTCATCAACCGGCGCACTTTTCTTTGATGCAGATGGTACAGGAGCAGCCGCGCAGGTACAAATTGCCAGCCTATCAACAGGCTTAGCTCTAATTAGCAGCGACTTCCAGGTGATTGCATAGAATCATTAGCTTTCTGCTCAAAGACCAAAGCAATTTATTTTATAACTTCAGCTCCTTTGACAGCTCAAAACTGTCAGAGGAGTTTTTCTTAAACAAAACTTAATAGCAAGCAGCTTATAAAAAAAAGGCGCGATCTTTAGCAAATCGCGTCCTTCAATTGTTCATCTCAAATTAAAACCTTAGTTCTCATCCCCTTCCGGCACACCCATCAACTCTTTTAGGGAGTCCAACCCTTTCTTAACACGACGGGAAACCGTTACTGCGCTGATTCCCATCCGATCGGCGGTTTCTTTTTGTGTTAAGTCATAAAGAAATACAAATTCTAAAATCTTGCGAGTCCGTTCCTCTAAGGTAGAAAGAGCTTGCTGCAAGCGAATTACGTCTTCTTGTGCCAGTTGGAAACTGCGATAGTTGTTATCCGGGACAAGATCTCCGAGGGAAGTAGAGCCTTCATCCTCATCCTGCATGGGTGCATCTAAGCTCAGCGGCGCACGATTACGATTAGCTAGCTTCACTTCCTGCCATTCTGTCACTGAAATTTCTAAGGCTGCGGCAACCTCCGTATCGGTGGGGTGCCGGTTTAGCTTGACTTGTAGATTCTGCATCACGCCAGATGCTTGACTTTGCAGGGTCACCCACTGCCGGGGAATTCGCACTGAAGGGCTTTTATCGCGCAGATAGTGTTGAATTTCACCTCGGATGTAAGGGATCGCAAAGGAACTAAATGCGTGTCCTTTGGACATTTCAAAGCGTTCTATTGCCCGAATTAATCCGATGCTACCGACTTGCAGTAAGTCTTCATAACTTTCTGTGCACTGGTTGAGCCAGTGGTGCACTTCTTTTCTGACCAGTCCAAAATTAAGTTTAACGAGCTGATTGCGGAGTTTTGGAGAGGGAGAAGTTTGGTACTCACGTAATAGTTCCAAGCTCTCGCTTTTGAGTTCATTGGTTACTATGTTAGCCATGCGGAATTTTGGGTTGGTAGAGCACTTTAAGAGATGAATCTAATTTAGTTTGATAGAGAACGGCTGAAACCGCTGTGATGCAAGACACATCTAATAAAAACAGAAGCTTTGTGGCCGGCTCTTCTCTGTAACGCTAAGCTTAAATAAATTAATCTGGCTGTAGTTGCCAGCTTTATATAAGATGTTTTGCCTGCAATCTGTGCTTATTCGATTGCGTGGGTTATTCACTACAATTTAATATATTACCCGGATTGCCTCGATTACAACCGTATATCTACTAGATTGAATTTTGCTGCTATCTGTTGGTTCTATCAGAGCTGGCCCAGAAACAAGATGCCACAGAGGTTCCCTTCTCACCTCTGCGGCCAAGGAACTAAGCGTGTTTACGAAGCAGGTTGAACCCGACCGTAAAACAGGCCGCGAATCCTTACGTCTAGAGCTTCTTTAGCTCCTAAATCTGTATCTGAGGGCTGTTCGCTTTCAAAGATCCCTGCAATCTCACCTGTGTAATTGTCAACTTTAGAGACTTGAAGGGAAATTCTGCCTTTGCCGACTTCAGCGCGTTTGACGTTGACTTGAGTTAAGTCTTCGTTATCCCCCTTGGCAGGAAGGGCCACAGCATTGTCGTAGCCGGTAGCTTCGCCGCGACCTTTGGGATCGAGGAAGCCGGCACTGCGATAGGAGGGGACTTTGAACTTTCCTTGGAAGTCTGTGGACGTGTTAATGCCTTCCAAACCAGCTTGGCTTTTCGCGACCAGATTTTTAACTGTGAACAAGAAAGGGACTCGTTCGCCACCAGGCATCTGAACTGTCACAGCTTGAAAGTCTATCCCATCTTCTTCTACAAAGGTGAGGGAACCATCTTGTGCCGGCTTCAGTTTGCCTTGAATCTGGGTAAGGGTGGATGTGTACCGAGTCAGCATTTTGCCCGGAATAAATTTGGCCTCTTGCCGCTTATTGCCAGATTCTTCCTTCACAAAAAAGGTTATTGGCTGTAAGCAAAGATCGGTCAAAACATAGGACTTGCTTGAATCAATAGGAATGGAACCGCGAGAAGTTTCTTCTAATTTGGGACAGTTATTAGCCAGTCCAGTTCCTCTGATCTGGTCGTAGGTGAGTGGAACGCTACTTGCCGTTGCCGGCCCATCACTACAAGCAGTTAATACACTCAGGCAAACCGCCAAAAGTGTCACGATGAACGCTCGATAATACCTCATGATCAACCTCAATCTCTAAGCTCAATCTCCAATGAAAAAAATCACTCCCGCAGCAATGTTATGTCAGGCTCTAGTGATTTAAGCGAAAGCACAGACTGCCTTTGACGCCCTGAGGAAGGGAGCATCAGCCGTCAAAAACACCCGCGCTATGCTGTGGGATCGTCGGCCTCCCTAGTGATTTTGAGCCTTACATCTGACGCTAATTGCGTAGAGAATTGCTGCTTTTAAGGAGGCCAGATACAGCATCTAAAAGGATGGATTGCTTGACAGCAATTTTTCAAGCTTCAAAAGCAATGGCCGTAAAGCCTTTAGCCTGTAAGCTTTCTCAGAGCGCCAATCTGGACAATCTTACCAAAATTAGGATCGCTCTGAACCGATAGAGTGCGGGATGATCCCCGGATCTTTAATTAACAGGCTGTAGCGAGCGTTAAAAGGTTGAGTTTGAGAGTCCTGCAAACGGTTTCTCAGCCTGTCTGCCAAAAGGGTGCCGGCAACGGAAAACGACTTGCACCGAACCCTAAAGGGCTGACAGCACTCAGCTAATTGCCATTTCCATGCTCGGCAACCGGATAGTGATCCTTGTATTTTTCTTGATCGAAGTGGTAAACCGTGCGAATCGGGTAAGGGATATTAATTTCAGCGAGATCGCAGGCTTCTTTTAGGGCAATGATCACATTGGTTTGGGTGCGCCGTACTTGAGCTTTTTCTGGAAATGTCCAGTAGCGCACCATGAAGTTGATTGAGCTATCCCCAAAACCAACGATATCGATTTCTGCTGGGGGTTTCGATAAGACGCCTTCAACTTTTTTGACGGCTGACAAGAAGGTTTCAACCGCTTGCGGCAGAGAGGTATTATAATCTACTCCGATGGCTAAGTCAGTTCTGCGGTGAGGGAAGGCGGTGATTACCTGTACCGCATTTGTAAAGACAGATGCATTGGGCACAACCACTCGTTCTCCCTGATAGGTGCGAATTTGGGTGGAACGAATGGAAATTTCTTCGACTGTGCCTTCAAAGCCTTCGACAATGATTTGATCGCCTATTCTAAAGGGTTCTTGCAACAGCAGGAGGATGCCGGCTAAAAAGTTTTTGAAGATATCTTGAAAGGCGAAACCAAAGGCAACGGAACTCAAACCCAATAAGCCAATGATGTCGCCCAGGCGCAAGGATGGAAATGCAACGACGCAGGCGACGAGGATACCAACAACCCAGGTAGCAACATAACTGACTTGGATCAGCAGCAATCGCAGCGAAGGGTTTTTAATCGCCCGATGAACTGCTGCTGAGACAATGCTCCTAGTGATATTGGCGGCGTAGCGGGTGATGAAAAAGATCACAAGTGCCAGTCCTAATCCTGGCAATATCTTTATTGTTTGACCGAACAGCTCTAATAAGCTTTTATTAATTTGTTGAAGCAGATCCGTCATGGTGAGAGCGTATTTATTGGCGGCATCTGTACTATTCTAGCTGTCGGCTGCAATTTGGCTGGTGTGAAACTCCGGGTAGGGAACAGTGGGTTGGAAATTTCTTCACGTTTCCTATTTTCCCTTACTGAGAATTTCTCTATTGCGGAAAATTTAAAATATCTCTCTTCCAAAGCCTGTAGTAATGCAGGGTTGTTCTCAAAACATGTTCTACCCGTGACATTTTTTTAACCGGCTGCTGGATGTTATTCTCATTCTCGTCTGGGACTTGTAGCAGTGGCTTATCCATCCAATAGCCCATCCCTGCCGGCACTAATTTAGAACCCAATACTGCACAATCTGATTTGGTAAAGTAATGGCTGACGATGCTTTTTCGAGTTAATTGGGGATTATTAATTGCAGTTCCCCCATGCAAAAGCTGGGAGTGCCAAATAAAAACATCTCCCTTTTTGGGCAGGAATATTTCTTCTTTTAAACCCCACTCACTGAGCTTTTGCTGCACGTATTCTTGCCAGGAAGGGAATTCTTCATTGACGACATGGGGGCTGCCGGTGGAAAACCGATAAATCGGGATTTTATGACTTCCTGGAACATAAGATAAGGGACCCGCATCGGGATGGCAATCTTCTAAAGCGATCCAAGTTGCTGCGAGATGGCAGTCACTCAGCGGTGTCATGTAAAGCGAATCGACATGAAGAAATTGCTGAGTGCCATAATCCAAGCTTAAGCTGTTACATAACACCGGCGCATCGGGTAAAAGTCCGTCTAAAATTTCTACTAATTGCTCATTTAAGCTGAGGCTGCGGACTTCCTCATAATTTAAATAAAGATCATTGACTTTGCAGCGGTGCTTCTTTTCTTCTTCAGAAAGAGCGCTCATATAGCACCGGCGATTAGTATCTATATCATCTACTACGACATTATTGGGAGATTCTTTCCACAAGCGTTTGTGAAGTTGATTGACTTGATCTATCTCGGCATGGGAAAAAAATGCCGGTAAAACTAGATAGCCGTTTTCATCCCAAAATTGTTGCTGTTCTCGCGTTAACATTGACATTCTCTACACGATTGGTTATTTTGGATGACTGGTTGCCCCTATCAATTTATCCCCCTAATTCCAGAGTAAGGGGGTTTTAACGGGTTTGCTTCCATCGCAGTTTTGACTTTAGCCAGTTCCGGATATTTTCTAGCGACAGACTGAACTAACGAAAAGTTTTTTCTTACTCTGCTGTTATTGTAGGCAGAAACGAAACTTCAGCGATGAACACTTACGCTGAATTTGGGATAACTATCGGCAAGCTTATTAGCCTTGAAATCTTATCATCAAAGTTTGGGACAATGAGGGATAAGATTTTATACTTTCTATAATTTCAAGGCTTTGCTTTTTACTGAAGAGTAAAAGTTTTACTTCTGCTGACGCTGTCTCCACCGATTTTGTCACGCACTGTTATTTCTATCGTATATTCACCGGGGTCTAATTTTTCAGTTGTTGTTGCGTCAACAAAACCCACTGGAGACTTAGCGATATCATTGGGTAAAGCGATATGTCCTTGATCACCCAATACGCTTTCTTGTGCTCCGATCACTTCTCCTTGAGAATCTTTGACTTGAATATCTAAATCGAAGCGGTTTTTCCCGTCGTCACCTTTTTCAAATTTACCAACATTCACTAAAACCAGATTGACTTGATCGCCTTTTTGAAAAACTCCGTTTTCAATCGGTTCTAGCTTGCCGGTGCTTTCATCTTGCTTGGCTAAAATTGCGGATTCTACTGCTAATTCTGCGCCGACAGCGGATTCGGCAGATGGAGAAGATTCAGCAGTTGGAGAAGATTCGGCACTTGGAGAAGATTCCGCAGATAGTGGATCTTCAGCAGATGGAGAAGATTCGGCACTTGGAGAAGAGCCGGCAGATGGAGAAGATTCGGCACTTGGAGAAGAGCCGGCAGATGGAGAAGATGTGACTGCCGGCAAAGGTTCAGAGGATGTGGCAGCTGGCAACGATTCAGACTTAGCAATTGATGTAGATTCAGCTGTTGGTGAAGTTTCGGCTGCCGGTTGTGATTTGTCTGAACAACCATTTAAAAAAATTATTAAACTGCTTAAAACAATAGAAGCTGAGGCCAAAGTCAATTGTTTACGCATTTTTAGCCTTTTATTCCTTTGCCTTAAATAAAGCCTTGTATTTTCAAGAAAGCTAGAGTAGCAGTTTTGTTAAGAAATGTCAAGAGACGGGTAAATGGGAAACCGGCCAGTGAAAATACCAAAGACAATTACCCTTGCGGACAAAAACAGATATAAATGACACAATACGAGTCTTTCCCCAATACAAAGCGCATTCGAGCAGTAATAAAATCTATAATTTAGTTTGTGTGCTAGGAAACAGATTTCCCCCGTATAGCCGCGCTTACAGCCTTTTAGCGCCAAACTCCTTACAGATTATCCCCGCTTTCCATGACTACCCTTCCCCGCCGGTATCACATCACAACCTTCGGCTGCCAAATGAACAAAGCCGACTCCGAGCGTATGGCTGGCATCCTTGAAGATATGGGCTTTGCGTGGTCAGAAGACCCCAACGATGCAGATTTGATTCTATACAATACCTGCACAATTCGGGATAACGCCGAGCAAAAAGTTTATTCTTATTTAGGCAGACAAGCTCACCGTAAGCGCCTGCAGCCAAACCTCACCCTCGTCGTTGCCGGCTGCGTTGCTCAGCAAGAAGGGGAAGCGCTGTTGCGAAGAGTGCCAGAACTTGACTTGGTAATGGGACCCCAACACGCCAACCGGCTAAGAGACTTACTCGAACAAGTCTTCGCCGGCAGTCAGGTGGCAGCAGTTGAGCCGGTTCACATCATGGAAGACATCACTAAACCGCGCCGTGACAGTAATGTTACCGCCTGGGTGAATGTGATTTACGGCTGTAATGAGCGCTGCACCTACTGTGTTGTTCCAAATGTACGTGGCGTTGAGCAATCTCGCACACCGGAAGCAATTCGTGCGGAAATGGAAGAATTAGGCCGGCAGGGTTATAAAGAAGTGACACTGTTGGGTCAAAATATTGATGCTTACGGACGCGATTTACCAGGCGCTACCGCAGAAGGCCGGCATCAGCACACCCTCACAGATTTGCTGCACTACGTTCAGGATGTGCCAGGAATTGAGCGCCTCCGCTTTGCCACTAGCCATCCCCGCTATTTTACAGAACGTCTGATCCGCGCCTGTTCTGAGTTACCAAAAGTGTGCGAACATTTCCACATTCCTTTCCAGTCAGGCGATAATGACATCCTCAAGGCAATGTCGCGGGGTTATACTCACGAGAAATATCGCCGCATTATCGACACAATCCGTCAATATATGCCCGATGCTTCTATCACTGCAGATGCGATTGTGGGCTTCCCTGGAGAAACAGAAGCACAGTTTGAAAAAACACTCAAACTGGTGGAAGATATTGGGTTTGATTTGGTGAATACGGCTGCCTATTCGCCGCGTCCAGGTACACCGGCTGCCTTGTGGGAAAATCAGCTCAGTGAAGAGGTAAAAGCCGACCGGCTGCAACGTCTGAATCACCTGGTTTCTATCAAAGCTGGTGAACGCTCAGAGCGCTATTTAGGGCGAATTGAGGAAGTGTTGGTGGAGGAGCAAAACACCAAAGATCCCAGCCAATTGATGGGACGTACAAGCGGCAACCGGCTCACATTTTTCCCCGGCAATATTGCTGAATTAAAAGGTCAGCTTGTGAAAGTCAAAATTACCGAATTTCGCGCGTTTAGTTTGACGGGTGAACTTGATTTAGGCAATTAAAGCAGGGAACCCATTTTTGCAAATAGGGCTGTAGGCGTGTTACCAGCGTGCTTACAGCCCTATTTTGCTAATCAATCTGGAGTCATGCTGGGCAAAATGGTGACTATCCGTAAGCCAGTTGAATTGATTCACGAACTCTTGTACAATCCTGAATCACCTTCTGGGGTGATTGGATTTGCCCCAGCTTATCTCCCTGAGGGGCAGTGGGAGTGAGTGCCAGCGAACAGAACCCGCGAGCTTGAAGATATCAAAGTTTATCTGCGAAATTTAGCCCTGTAAT
It encodes:
- a CDS encoding phytanoyl-CoA dioxygenase family protein — protein: MSMLTREQQQFWDENGYLVLPAFFSHAEIDQVNQLHKRLWKESPNNVVVDDIDTNRRCYMSALSEEEKKHRCKVNDLYLNYEEVRSLSLNEQLVEILDGLLPDAPVLCNSLSLDYGTQQFLHVDSLYMTPLSDCHLAATWIALEDCHPDAGPLSYVPGSHKIPIYRFSTGSPHVVNEEFPSWQEYVQQKLSEWGLKEEIFLPKKGDVFIWHSQLLHGGTAINNPQLTRKSIVSHYFTKSDCAVLGSKLVPAGMGYWMDKPLLQVPDENENNIQQPVKKMSRVEHVLRTTLHYYRLWKRDILNFPQ
- the miaB gene encoding tRNA (N6-isopentenyl adenosine(37)-C2)-methylthiotransferase MiaB; this encodes MTTLPRRYHITTFGCQMNKADSERMAGILEDMGFAWSEDPNDADLILYNTCTIRDNAEQKVYSYLGRQAHRKRLQPNLTLVVAGCVAQQEGEALLRRVPELDLVMGPQHANRLRDLLEQVFAGSQVAAVEPVHIMEDITKPRRDSNVTAWVNVIYGCNERCTYCVVPNVRGVEQSRTPEAIRAEMEELGRQGYKEVTLLGQNIDAYGRDLPGATAEGRHQHTLTDLLHYVQDVPGIERLRFATSHPRYFTERLIRACSELPKVCEHFHIPFQSGDNDILKAMSRGYTHEKYRRIIDTIRQYMPDASITADAIVGFPGETEAQFEKTLKLVEDIGFDLVNTAAYSPRPGTPAALWENQLSEEVKADRLQRLNHLVSIKAGERSERYLGRIEEVLVEEQNTKDPSQLMGRTSGNRLTFFPGNIAELKGQLVKVKITEFRAFSLTGELDLGN
- a CDS encoding photosystem II manganese-stabilizing polypeptide → MRYYRAFIVTLLAVCLSVLTACSDGPATASSVPLTYDQIRGTGLANNCPKLEETSRGSIPIDSSKSYVLTDLCLQPITFFVKEESGNKRQEAKFIPGKMLTRYTSTLTQIQGKLKPAQDGSLTFVEEDGIDFQAVTVQMPGGERVPFLFTVKNLVAKSQAGLEGINTSTDFQGKFKVPSYRSAGFLDPKGRGEATGYDNAVALPAKGDNEDLTQVNVKRAEVGKGRISLQVSKVDNYTGEIAGIFESEQPSDTDLGAKEALDVRIRGLFYGRVQPAS
- a CDS encoding calcium-binding protein, whose translation is MATIFGTSGNDNLPRLTDPSTAGDDYIYGLEGNDTINAGSGSDIINGGTGIDSMVGGLGNDGYYVDSSSDVTTEGVGAGIDSVYSYAGSYTLRANVENLYMYGSAYSGYGNALNNSIVGTSGNNLISGGAGVDTAAGGLGSDAYVVDSTSDVVTEGVNAGTDSVYASASYSLGANVENLYLSGTAYYGYGNALNNSIVGNSSNNYLSGGAGVDTMAGGIGSDVYVVDSTSDVVTEGVDAGTDVVYASASYTLGANVENLYLQGSAYYGYGNALNNYIAGNSGNNLIWGGAGNDTMAGSAGNDIYYVDSTSDVIIEGVGAGTDVVYASASYTLGANVENLYLQGSAYYGYGNALNNSIVGNAGNNYLWGGAGNDTITGGVGNDTIRGSVGSDVLTGGAGADYFNFYSTSEGSDSITDFSWGQGDKIALSDSGFGGSLTTTTGVTPGSLLSSQFRTGAGATTSNHRVIYNSSTGALFFDADGTGAAAQVQIASLSTGLALISSDFQVIA
- a CDS encoding mechanosensitive ion channel family protein; protein product: MTDLLQQINKSLLELFGQTIKILPGLGLALVIFFITRYAANITRSIVSAAVHRAIKNPSLRLLLIQVSYVATWVVGILVACVVAFPSLRLGDIIGLLGLSSVAFGFAFQDIFKNFLAGILLLLQEPFRIGDQIIVEGFEGTVEEISIRSTQIRTYQGERVVVPNASVFTNAVQVITAFPHRRTDLAIGVDYNTSLPQAVETFLSAVKKVEGVLSKPPAEIDIVGFGDSSINFMVRYWTFPEKAQVRRTQTNVIIALKEACDLAEINIPYPIRTVYHFDQEKYKDHYPVAEHGNGN
- a CDS encoding RNA polymerase sigma factor SigF, which produces MANIVTNELKSESLELLREYQTSPSPKLRNQLVKLNFGLVRKEVHHWLNQCTESYEDLLQVGSIGLIRAIERFEMSKGHAFSSFAIPYIRGEIQHYLRDKSPSVRIPRQWVTLQSQASGVMQNLQVKLNRHPTDTEVAAALEISVTEWQEVKLANRNRAPLSLDAPMQDEDEGSTSLGDLVPDNNYRSFQLAQEDVIRLQQALSTLEERTRKILEFVFLYDLTQKETADRMGISAVTVSRRVKKGLDSLKELMGVPEGDEN